One Chloroflexota bacterium genomic window carries:
- a CDS encoding Rieske 2Fe-2S domain-containing protein, whose protein sequence is MLTAEENELLTRVGPGTPCGELLRRYWQPVAAASELAERPMKRVRLLGEDLVLFRDAQGGYGLLGEHCSHRGTSLYYGFLEDGGLR, encoded by the coding sequence ATGCTGACCGCAGAAGAGAACGAGCTGCTCACGCGCGTTGGGCCCGGGACGCCGTGCGGGGAGCTGTTGCGGCGCTACTGGCAGCCGGTGGCCGCGGCCTCCGAGCTGGCCGAGCGGCCGATGAAGCGTGTCCGGCTCCTGGGGGAGGACCTGGTTCTGTTTCGGGATGCCCAGGGCGGCTATGGGCTGCTGGGGGAGCACTGCTCGCATCGGGGGACGTCGCTGTATTACGGGTTTCTGGAGGATGGGGGTCTGCGG